One window of the Propionispora vibrioides genome contains the following:
- a CDS encoding CBS domain-containing protein, with protein sequence MFVSNHMTPNPVTITSGTNIADAAHVMRKNKFRRLPVVDDGKLVGIITDRDLREVSPSAATSLSIYEINYLLAKMKVKDVMKKELITVRADATVEEAALLMYNNKIGGIIVVDEAGAPVGIITETDIFKCFVDVMGLPQGKTRITLDMADKVGAVHEITAVFADLGINIGSMISHSLVEGKAEMVIRADIPDIAVLSARLQEKGYPVRHVVQIG encoded by the coding sequence ATGTTTGTATCAAATCATATGACCCCGAATCCTGTAACAATCACTTCGGGCACGAATATCGCCGATGCCGCGCATGTCATGCGGAAAAACAAGTTCCGTCGCTTGCCGGTGGTGGACGACGGAAAACTGGTAGGGATTATTACCGACCGTGATTTACGGGAAGTTTCCCCGTCTGCCGCTACTTCCTTATCGATTTATGAGATCAATTATCTGCTGGCAAAAATGAAAGTAAAAGATGTCATGAAAAAAGAGTTGATTACCGTACGGGCCGACGCTACCGTGGAAGAGGCCGCGCTTTTAATGTACAACAACAAGATCGGCGGTATTATTGTGGTAGATGAGGCCGGTGCCCCAGTCGGGATTATTACGGAAACAGACATCTTTAAATGCTTTGTTGATGTCATGGGCCTGCCGCAGGGCAAGACCAGAATTACGCTGGATATGGCCGACAAGGTGGGCGCCGTCCATGAGATTACGGCCGTATTTGCCGATTTGGGGATTAATATCGGCAGTATGATTAGCCATAGTCTAGTGGAAGGCAAGGCTGAGATGGTCATTCGGGCGGACATTCCGGATATTGCCGTGCTGTCGGCGCGGCTGCAGGAGAAAGGTTATCCTGTCCGTCATGTAGTCCAGATTGGCTGA
- a CDS encoding cation diffusion facilitator family transporter, whose amino-acid sequence MQESHPEGNLKKRTALLSILSNSLLVVLKLAVGLITGTVSIISEAAHSAVDLIASLVAYVAVRKSDQPPDKNHAYGHGKFENLSGAVEALLIIGAALWIVYEAVDKFYSHNKPEHLEYGILLMVISIALNYGVSSRLLAVAHQTESQALEADALHLRADIWTSVGVLIGLVLIKVTGLSWLDPLIALSVAGIVFKAGYDMTKKSVHELTDIALPPEEEAIISEIVNRHVEVISFHRLRTRRSGSYRLIDMHLILYKEMHLDKAHAVCDQLEREIEERLGLCDVVIHIEPCDYHDGFGSCPLPPADEENGH is encoded by the coding sequence GTGCAGGAGAGTCACCCGGAGGGAAATCTAAAAAAAAGGACGGCGTTGTTATCCATTCTGTCCAACTCGCTGCTAGTGGTTTTAAAACTGGCGGTAGGTTTGATTACCGGTACGGTGAGCATCATTTCCGAGGCTGCCCATTCTGCGGTGGATTTAATCGCTTCCCTGGTTGCCTATGTGGCGGTCAGAAAATCCGATCAGCCGCCGGATAAAAATCATGCCTACGGCCACGGCAAGTTCGAAAACCTGTCCGGTGCCGTGGAAGCACTGCTAATCATCGGCGCCGCTTTATGGATTGTTTATGAGGCAGTGGATAAGTTTTACTCCCATAACAAACCGGAGCATCTGGAATACGGCATTCTGCTTATGGTTATTTCTATCGCGCTTAACTATGGGGTTTCCAGCCGTCTGCTGGCCGTAGCCCATCAGACCGAATCCCAGGCGCTGGAGGCCGACGCCTTGCATTTGCGGGCCGATATCTGGACCTCGGTCGGTGTACTGATCGGTCTGGTTTTGATCAAAGTGACGGGTCTGAGCTGGCTGGACCCGCTGATTGCTCTTTCGGTGGCCGGCATTGTTTTTAAAGCCGGTTACGATATGACCAAAAAAAGTGTCCATGAGCTTACTGATATTGCGCTGCCACCGGAAGAGGAAGCGATTATCAGTGAAATTGTCAATCGCCATGTGGAGGTTATTTCTTTTCACCGGCTCCGGACGCGGCGGTCAGGCAGTTACCGGCTGATTGACATGCACCTGATTTTATACAAGGAGATGCATCTGGATAAGGCCCATGCCGTATGCGACCAATTGGAACGGGAAATCGAGGAACGGCTGGGCCTCTGTGATGTGGTCATTCATATTGAACCCTGCGATTATCATGACGGCTTTGGCAGTTGTCCTTTGCCGCCGGCAGACGAAGAAAACGGGCATTGA
- a CDS encoding ABC transporter ATP-binding protein, with product MLTVDNINVYYGAIHALKGISVEVTEGEIVTLIGANGAGKSTILRTISGLLKPKSGKIVFEGKEIGGMAAQNIVSLGISQVPEGRRVFANMSVMENLELGAYIRSDKKEIQQDLNKIFERFPRLAERRSQLAGTLSGGEQQMLAMGRALMSRPRLLLLDEPSMGLAPLLVKEIFSIVQEINSTGTTVLLVEQNAHMALSIAHKAYVLETGRITLSGSAKELAASEDVRKAYLGG from the coding sequence ATGCTGACAGTTGATAATATTAATGTATATTATGGTGCCATTCACGCCCTCAAGGGAATCAGCGTGGAAGTAACGGAAGGCGAGATTGTCACCCTGATCGGCGCTAATGGCGCCGGCAAAAGTACCATTTTGCGTACCATTTCCGGTTTGCTCAAGCCCAAAAGCGGCAAAATTGTGTTTGAAGGCAAGGAAATCGGTGGTATGGCAGCGCAAAACATCGTTTCGTTGGGCATTTCCCAGGTACCGGAAGGCCGCCGGGTATTTGCCAATATGAGTGTTATGGAAAATCTGGAGCTGGGTGCCTATATCCGCAGCGATAAGAAGGAAATCCAGCAGGATTTGAATAAAATTTTTGAACGTTTTCCCCGTTTGGCTGAACGCCGTTCGCAGTTGGCCGGTACGCTGAGCGGCGGCGAACAGCAGATGCTGGCCATGGGGCGTGCCCTGATGAGCCGGCCGCGGCTTTTACTTTTGGATGAGCCTTCCATGGGGCTGGCGCCGCTTCTGGTAAAAGAGATATTTTCTATTGTCCAGGAGATCAACTCTACAGGAACTACAGTGCTGCTTGTCGAACAGAATGCACATATGGCATTATCCATTGCCCACAAAGCATATGTATTGGAAACGGGCCGTATTACTTTATCGGGATCAGCCAAGGAACTGGCAGCCAGTGAGGATGTCAGAAAGGCTTATCTCGGCGGGTAA
- a CDS encoding ABC transporter ATP-binding protein yields the protein MTLLKASNLSKVFGGLRAVSNFDVEINDGELIGLIGPNGAGKTTAFNLLTGVYEPTDGEITFDGKSVVGLKPFQITQRGIARTFQNIRLFSNLSVLDNVKIAYHFHVKYGLVESVLRFGRYHNEEKEIEEKATRFLEIFKLADKKDEIAKNLPYGEQRRLEIARALAAQPKLLLLDEPAAGMNPQETHQLMEMIRWIRKEFNLTILLIEHDMSLVMNVCERIYVLDYGSIIAHGVPQEIKNNPKVIEAYLGEEVH from the coding sequence TCGGCGGCTTGCGTGCCGTATCGAATTTTGATGTAGAAATCAATGACGGCGAATTGATTGGCTTAATCGGGCCGAACGGCGCGGGCAAGACGACGGCGTTTAACCTCTTAACCGGTGTATATGAACCGACCGATGGCGAAATTACCTTTGACGGGAAAAGTGTAGTCGGTTTGAAACCATTTCAGATCACACAACGCGGAATTGCCCGGACCTTCCAGAATATTCGTCTCTTTTCCAATCTGTCGGTGCTGGATAATGTAAAAATCGCCTATCATTTTCATGTTAAGTATGGCTTGGTCGAGTCGGTGCTCCGGTTTGGCCGCTATCACAATGAAGAGAAGGAAATTGAGGAAAAGGCCACCCGCTTTCTGGAAATCTTTAAACTGGCCGACAAGAAGGATGAAATCGCCAAAAATCTTCCTTATGGTGAACAGCGCCGTCTGGAAATTGCCCGTGCGCTGGCCGCTCAGCCCAAGCTGCTGCTGCTGGACGAACCGGCCGCCGGGATGAATCCGCAGGAAACACATCAATTGATGGAGATGATCCGTTGGATTCGCAAAGAGTTCAATTTGACCATTTTGCTGATTGAGCATGACATGAGTCTGGTCATGAATGTCTGTGAACGGATTTATGTACTGGATTACGGCAGCATTATTGCGCACGGCGTGCCGCAGGAGATCAAGAACAATCCGAAGGTTATTGAAGCTTATCTTGGGGAGGAAGTGCACTAA